One genomic window of Musa acuminata AAA Group cultivar baxijiao unplaced genomic scaffold, Cavendish_Baxijiao_AAA HiC_scaffold_701, whole genome shotgun sequence includes the following:
- the LOC135663314 gene encoding NAD(P)H-quinone oxidoreductase chain 4, chloroplastic translates to MFRWYAICICSLELLLTTYVFCYHFQLDDPLTQLEEDLKWIDVFDFHWRLGIDGLSIGPILLTGFITTLATLAAWPVTRNSRLFYFLMLAMYSGQIGLFSSRDLLLFFMLWELELIPVYLLLSMWGGKKRLYSATKFILYTAGGSIFLLIGVLGMGLYGPNEPTLDFSKLTNQSYPVALEIILYFGFLIAYAVKSPIIPLHTWLPDTHGEAHYSTCMLLAGILLKMGAYGLIRINMELLPHAHSIFSPWLVIVGTIQIIYAASTSLGQRNLKKRIAYSSVSHMGFTIIGIGSITGMGLNGAILQILSHGFIGAALFFLAGTSCDRIRLVYLDEMGGVSIPMPKLFTMFSSFSMASLALPGMSGFVAELLVFFGIITSPKYLLMPKMLITFVMAIGMILTPIYLLSMLRQMFYGYKLFNVPNSNFADSGPRELFVSICIFLPVIGIGIYPDFVLSLSVDRVQAILSNYFHR, encoded by the coding sequence AACCTATGTTTTCTGTTATCATTTCCAATTGGACGATCCATTAACCCAATTGGAGGAAGATTTAAAATGGATAGATGTTTTTGATTTTCACTGGAGACTGGGAATCGATGGGCTTTCCATAGGACCTATTTTACTGACAGGATTTATCACCACTTTAGCTACCTTAGCGGCTTGGCCAGTTACTCGAAATTCGCGATTGTTCTATTTTCTCATGTTAGCAATGTACAGCGGTCAAATAGGATTATTTTCTTCTAGAGACCTTTTACTTTTTTTCATGCTGTGGGAGTTAGAATTAATTCCTGTTTATTTACTTTTATCCATGTGGGGGGGAAAGAAACGTCTCTACTCGGCCACAAAGTTTATTTTGTACACTGCGGGGGGCTCCATTTTTCTCTTAATAGGAGTTCTAGGTATGGGTTTATATGGCCCTAATGAACCCACAttagatttttcaaaattaactaatcaatcatatcctgtggcattggaaataatattatattttggatTCCTTATTGCTTATGCTGTCAAATCGCCGATTATACCCCTACATACGTGGTTACCAGATACCCATGGAGAAGCACATTACAGTACATGTATGCTTCTAGCTGGAATCTTATTAAAAATGGgcgcatatggacttattcggatcaaTATGGAATTATTACCCCACGCTCATTCTATATTTTCTCCCTGGTTGGTAATAGTGGGAACGATTCAAATAATCTATGCAGCTTCAACCTCTCTCGGTCAAcggaatttaaaaaaaagaatagcctattcctctgtatctcacatgggtttcacaattataggaattggttctataaccggaatgggactcaacggtgccattttacaaatactctctcatggatttattggtGCTGCGCTTTTTTTCTTGGCAGGAACGAGTTGTGATAGAATACGTCTTGTTTATCTCGACGAAATGGGGGGGGTATCGATCCCAATGCCAAAACTATTTACCATGTTCAGTAGTTTTTCGATGGCTTCTCTTGCATTGCCAGGAATGAGTGGTTTTGTTGCGGAATTATTAGTATTTTTTGGAATAATTACTAGTCCAAAATACCTTTTAATGCCAAAAATGCTAATTACTTTTGTAATGGCAATTGGAATGATATTAActcctatttatttattatctatgttacgtcagatgttctatggatacaagctaTTCAATGTTCCAAACTCTAATTTTGCGGATTCTGGACCACGAGAACTATTTGTTTCAATCTGTATCTTTCTACCCGTAATAGGTATTGGTATTTATCCGGATTTCGTTCTCTCGCTATCAGTTGACAGGGTGCAAGCTATCCTATCTAATTACTTTCATCGATAG